The sequence ATTTGTGAAGTTTGCCAACACGGTGACATCAGCATTGAGTAGATAGCCCATGTCAAGATATGCAGCATTCAGAGTGACACTTGATACGTCGAAACGTGGGCTTCGTGGGCGGAAGAGCAAATAGACTATAAGGACGACTAGGCCTCCAACAATTATAATGACCCAGAAAATTACACAGAAGACTGCAGTAAACCATATCAGAGGTTTAGTTTTTTGAGGCTCTGGCACCCGCAAACCGGATGGGTGATGCAAAGGGTCAGTCCAGCGTCGGAAATGTTGCGGTGAAGAAATCTCGGGGTGAGCCGGTGGCTCAGGGTGTTGCTGTGAAGCATGTTCTGGTGAAGGACCAAATTGAACCCGTCGCTCAGGCTGTTGCCGTGAATGAGCGGGATCAGGCCCCGCCTGGGGCTCGGGATGTTGCTGGGAAGGAAAGAAGTGACCCCGTGGCTGTCGCCGTGAACGAGCGGGATCAGCCTGGGGCTCAGGATGTTGCTGGGAAGGCAAAGGCCGTCGCTCAGGGTGTTGCCGTGAATGAGCGGGATCAGGCCCCGCCTGGGACTCGGGATGTTGCTGAGCCCGCTTCTGTCGCCGTGAACGAGCGGGATCAGCCTGGGGCTCAGGATGTTGCTGGGAAGGCAAAGGGTGAGCCCGTGGCTGGGGCGGTTGTTGGTGTGGAAGAAAATGAGGATTCGATTCATGTTGTCGATGCATGGGTAAGTGACAGTTGAAAATGAGGAGCTTGCAGAAGAGAGAATACGAAGAATGGGTTGTAGTTCGGAAGATGACTTCATGATAAACCCAAGGAGGTGGATTCATGAAAAGGCAAAGAATCAGACATTAGCTAAGCATAAGAGGCAAGTAATCTTCTTGACACCTTTTTGTGAGCAACATTGTTAATGAAGGCTTCCCACTCAACCAATGGCAAACTGTGCCTgttatgattttcaaaattataatctCCTCCCCCTAAGATGTTCATGGTTTTTCTTTAACGAATTTTAACCTTTTCCCCTGATTTCAGATATGGAAAACAGATTTCAAAATTggctttaatttattttccttggtGTAATCAAACCTACCGAGCAGCTTTCGGTTTCTGTAGATTTTTTGTTCCCTTTTAACCAATTTGATGGGTATCAATCAGCGAAGTACATGCTATAGCTAAATTCTCGGGAGCAATGTTCTTGCTTCCAGAGCCAAAAGCAGAGCATGCTGCTTTCTCCGCCCTTCATGAACACTGCCATCACAAAACCACTATAATTTACCAAATCACCACTAAAAACCTCCTAAAacccaaagaaagaaagaccAAAACAAAAGCAAAGCAAAAAACGCCTAAAGCCAACCACACCATCACCCTCAGCATCTTGCCCATACAACCAtccctttattttcctttttcctttttcaagttTACGTAACCCAGTCCACATTCCTCTCTTGCATATGGTAAAACATGCTTCTAAATTTCCCTCTCCACCATTCAAATTAAGAAGCAAAAAAGTTGCCATTTTATATGCAATAAATAGATTTAATCAGCACCTAACAAAAGGGGCGCAACCCACAAACCAGAAGCAAATAAGTTGCCTTTCCccaaatttagtttcaaataacATAAGTAGTCTCTAAAATCTAAAATCATCCTAGTTGGGACATTATGGGGACACATACATCAAAAAATCACTTCATTCTGCTTCAATGAGACTTGTGAAAAGAGGGGGGGGGGTGGAGTCTCTCCGCAGAATTCAATGAATGCATTCTTCAATGTAGCTGCACAGTAGAAAAACCTGCTCTGCAGAAGAGAGTAAATTGTTTTCTGGCTAGAATAGTTTAGTTCGCTAAAGGTCAATGATTTAATTGGTAATTCAGTTGAGGAATATCAGGGCTGAAACTTCATGGTTGAGAACAGATCAAGCAATCATCAAAAGACGGTTGCTCAAATCTTTCATCTTTTTTTGTGGAATCATTTTAACCTCGCTGTAGAATGATTGACTCACATTGCTGAGATGTATCTGACTCCTTGACCATCCTTAGGATTAGGAATTACCTTCCCTCTTAAAATCAGCATGCAGATATGATCTTTCCTATTAAGATCAGTAAACAATGCAACTAACTGGATTGCGGTCAATTTGATGAGGTCACTGCTCGATGTCCACCCTTTAAATTActtccttctttttcctttttcaaccTCT is a genomic window of Vitis riparia cultivar Riparia Gloire de Montpellier isolate 1030 chromosome 1, EGFV_Vit.rip_1.0, whole genome shotgun sequence containing:
- the LOC117925815 gene encoding uncharacterized protein LOC117925815, with amino-acid sequence MNPPPWVYHEVIFRTTTHSSYSLFCKLLIFNCHLPMHRQHESNPHFLPHQQPPQPRAHPLPSQQHPEPQADPARSRRQKRAQQHPESQAGPDPAHSRQHPERRPLPSQQHPEPQADPARSRRQPRGHFFPSQQHPEPQAGPDPAHSRQQPERRVQFGPSPEHASQQHPEPPAHPEISSPQHFRRWTDPLHHPSGLRVPEPQKTKPLIWFTAVFCVIFWVIIIVGGLVVLIVYLLFRPRSPRFDVSSVTLNAAYLDMGYLLNADVTVLANFTNPNKKVHVDFSYLVVNLYYEDTLIASRAIYPFSVASRQTMFADVHMVTSQVRLPIKDSQKLTEQIQNNGIEFQLKGYFRTRSNLGSFLRYSYWLYGKCSIVVTAPPSGVLVSRSCRTKR